In the genome of Prunus persica cultivar Lovell unplaced genomic scaffold, Prunus_persica_NCBIv2 scaffold_72, whole genome shotgun sequence, the window CAGTGATGTAAATGACTGGATTGTGatactttttctttgtgtaGAGTAAAAGATCTTGAATTCCTTGTGGATAAACATTTAGCCATTCCGAAGCACCCTGCACCCAAATTTGAAGATATTTAGATTTTTAGGAATCACATTTGTAAGTGCAAAATGATTAATGGTCAAAATCATAAAGGCATAATCTAGTAATTTGATGTGTACCTTTGAACCGATGGGGACCCCGTTACGCTCAGCTGTCACAACGTATATGAATATCAGAAGCTAATTAGTCTCTATAAACTTAAATTGCATGAattaaattctgaatttttacTCACATGAAAGATTAACTCCAGCATCTGTTGTGTAGCTTGCGTATACAGAGTTATTTTGAGGTGCATTGCTTGCATAGTAACCAGCATAATAGTTTagtccaagaaaatcaaatgaacCAATTAGCAACTTGGATTGTTCTTTCGTGAATTTTGGTAATCGGCTTCCAACAAGAGATCGCATGTTTTGAGGATAGTCACCGCTTGTCAATGGCTCAACAAACCTACAAGAATGTAAAAATTTCAAGCATTAACTTgacattatattatatattgctCTCTAGCAAGGAGTAAATATTATATTCAAAAGTAAATTCAAAATACACTTGCCATCCgaacataaaatccaaagcTCGTAATgctgcatttttattttctttttcttctgataGGGGCTCAAACCAATGTGACACCAGTGTTATCCCTATCACTCCATTTTGAGATGCCTGCACAAGAACAtatagtttgtttgttttagagTCACAAAAAAGTGAAGTAGTTTCTCTCTTGTTGCAACTTAGAATCCAATATTAtgacaaataaaataactaaTGAATTGTACCtggtatttatttttgtacaatTTTACGGCAGCTGTATGAGCAAGGAGCAGGTGGTGTGTTACCAAATATGGTTCAGTAGATGAATCTCCCCCGGTGCAGTTTAGCTGCTGCCAAGTGGAGCATCGTCCCGGCGCATGAGACCCGATTGCATAACCAAAGTTACTAAAGGTATATGGCTCATTCAGTGTGCTCCAATGCTTTACTCGATCACCAAATTCCTTATAACAAAGTTCTGCGTAATCTTGAAAATGATTGCTGTATATACACATTTCAGAATGTGAATGTCATAattgtatttattaattaaattattaatacgATTCAGAGGACAAATTTCTTCACTTACACAATATGAGGGCTTAAGAAACCACCATATTCGTCTTCTAAAGTTTGGGGAAGGTCCCAATGAAAGAGTGTCACAAATGGCGTTAGACCTATAAATAGCATGAACAATAAAAGCGAGTTATAAGTTTGATAAAACGAGTTTTTTTATGAGTGCATGAAGCTGTTATTGTATAAATTATTGATCATGTGAGTGGGATGACTCACCATTGCGTAGAGCTCATTGATGAGATTGTTGTAATATTTGATTCCTTCCTTGTTCACTCCTCCACTTAACTTTCCATctataattaaacaaccaGAAAATAACGAAATANNNNNNNNNNNNNNNNNNNNNNNNNNNNNNNNNNNNNNNNNNNNNNNNNNNNNNNNNNNNNNNNNNNNNNNNNNNNNNNNNNNNNNNNNNNNNNNNNNNNTGAGATAGAGAATCTATAAGCATCCCACCCCATATTCTTCATAATCCCCACATCTTCCTACAGTgcataacaaaaaatgatTTCATGAGAAAGTGCTAAACATTATCGGGAGCTTATCTTCAATATCCAGAATTTTCTTCATGcttcaaaatttaatatgtGCAATGGTCATGAACCTTATAGCGGTGATACTGATCAACAGCGATATCTCCATTACTGCTATCATTAATCTTTTCTGCAATAAATcattgaaaatttaattaaatatttagaGCATAAGAGTAAAAGTAATaccattttgttattttaactAATTCATGATTTGATTGGACAGACCTGGATATTTGTGGGTGAAGGTATCCCAAATGCTTGGTCCTCTACCACCTTCGTTTGCAGCACCTTCATACTGAAATACACAAGAGACACAATGAAGAAGATGTCAATATTCTTGCAAGGATCGATGCTTGGTctgaatttgaaagaaaaccctAACCAATCAGAACACGAATTAAATTAAAGcctagaagaagaaaggacTTACTTGGTAAGATCCAGAACCTACGCCAAATATGAACCCTTCTGGAAAACTGCTCCTATTGAGAGAAGCGGTGTCAAAATGCGTGGGTGGAGCTCTAATATCTGCTTTGCTATTTGTGAATGCAAAGCCAATTAGTAGCAGCACGCCTAAGAGAAAAGATCGTAATTGCATTGCCATaacttgaggttttttttgttggtaatAATCTTGATAAGTATAAGTTGGCTCTGGCTGGCATGCTTCATGGCCTTTATATAGAGGAGGAAGTACGTGCTGCAAATGAGAACAAAACACAGATGGGCATTGAATGGGTTTGAGGGGGCAACTACGTAGAATGTCATGGTACAAAGGGAAATGAAAACTTCCATATTTGAATGAGTTTTTGTCTCCCCCCAAAACTCAACTGTTATATTCAAACACGTAATATGTATAATGGCGCATGTGTGAGTAGAGCCGCTAAGTCGGATTTAGTCTCTTATAACCAATGGGTCAAACTGTGGAAACAAATTTGACACACAATTGTTCAAATTAACCAATGGGCTTCAGGCACTTCCTTTGGGTTGATTTATTCTTTCACTTCCTTCGGCGTAATTGTACCTACAAAAAGGATATATCGTAATAAGGAATTAGTAGcatctttataaataaatgaatctagttagaaaaatatattcaaaagttTGACCATTGTGAAGAATCAAATTTTGTACCCAAATAATTACATGAAATTGTCCTTCATGTCCAGCAATAATCTCATTTAAAAGGTCAAAAcgataggaaaaagaaaaagagatatttagtcatatatccattcttagcactaatgatatagataaaccttacaccatttaatttctataaacaaaccaaaaaaatcgaTGGGCTTGTTTGAAAAAATCCAcgacagttttgtaatttacagGAAGTTTAAAGCCTTtgtgttatgttgtaaatgagctttgTGTGCGTTTCTaaatttaattcatatatggttttttttttatataaaatttggGCCCCTATATTGGTATAATAGTAAATCTCCCAAAGAAAAACCCACGAAGGAGCTTAATTATGAtgggaagaaaaataacattaaaatgcaaaaaaagaaaCGCATAAACAAAAAGTCATTACTACATATTTATCTCATGTGAAATGATCTTGAGGTTATTTTGAAAGAGGATGAAAAGAAAGTCGCTATGAGAATTGTGTGGAACAGTGAAGGCATAAGTTTGACAAGAAATATGTGAGGATGAGTTTAGCAATTACGCTAGCCATAGACTTGTCCAAGCAATAGCATATGAAAATTATCATTAATTCTCTACGTTCTTCTTTGCTCTTCAAAATATCACTCTGTttcaagaaataaattatattcacAGCCgagtcattaaaaaaaatgccttAAACTCTTCCAATTATGGAATTCTTGGAGTGACACATGCTTGCTCCCATTCGTGTTTACTCCGATCCAAATAAGTAAGCATATCTATTGTCAAACTCATCCTTCACACCAATTCTCATAGCAATTGTCTTTCTGTTTACGTTAAAGATAAATATGCAGAAATGACTTTTTCTTTACCCTTCCTTTCCGTTGgttttaatgatatttttcttcttgtaagCTTTCCTTGAAGACTACAAAATAGAATGCCTTTAGTGAGGGTGGTTTGTGGTCGAAAAAGGCCTTCTGCCGTCGAAAATACCCTTTTTCGACTGCAATTTGCCATCGATAGTCGTCGGACAAAACGCCCGTTGGAAATACTTTTTTTCCAACCAGTCCATCGGAAATAATTTATTTCCAACGCCCATGTTTCGTCGATATTGC includes:
- the LOC18766146 gene encoding beta-glucosidase 12, with translation MLFIGLTPFVTLFHWDLPQTLEDEYGGFLSPHIVNHFQDYAELCYKEFGDRVKHWSTLNEPYTFSNFGYAIGSHAPGRCSTWQQLNCTGGDSSTEPYLVTHHLLLAHTAAVKLYKNKYQASQNGVIGITLVSHWFEPLSEEKENKNAALRALDFMFGWFVEPLTSGDYPQNMRSLVGSRLPKFTKEQSKLLIGSFDFLGLNYYAGYYASNAPQNNSVYASYTTDAGVNLSSERNGVPIGSKGASEWLNVYPQGIQDLLLYTKKKYHNPVIYITENGVDEFNDPKLSLAEALNDTHRIDYYNRHLHYVQSSI